The Coffea arabica cultivar ET-39 chromosome 3c, Coffea Arabica ET-39 HiFi, whole genome shotgun sequence genome contains a region encoding:
- the LOC113736802 gene encoding protein INVOLVED IN DE NOVO 2-like isoform X1, whose amino-acid sequence MKMWKLAEDQKREKEELHKLIIDLEAKLDQKQKLELEIERLKGTAEVMKHMDEEGDKEAENNMNSIELELKEKEEELDALEAINQALIVKERKTNDEVQEARKELINGLKDSRAFIHVKRMGELDEKPFHSAAERKFSHTEAAEKAIELCSLWEDNLRDPSWHPYRVIIDGENAKEIIDENDEKLKSLKDEYGDEVYQAVVKALDEMNEYNPSGRYPLPELWNLKAGRKASLREGVEHILKLWKVNKRKRATYT is encoded by the exons ATGAAAATGTGGAAGTTGGCTGAAGACCAAAAG AGAGAGAAGGAAGAGCTTCATAAACTGATAATTGATTTGGAGGCTAAACTTGATCAAAAGCAAAAGCTTGAGTTGGAAATAGAGCGCCTGAAGGGCACTGCAGAAGTAATGAAGCACATGGATGAAGAAGGTGACAAGGAAGCTGAGAACAATATGAATTCAATTGAATTAGAGCTCAAAGAGAAGGAAGAGGAACTTGATGCTTTGGAGGCAATAAATCAAGCTCTCATTGTCAAGGAGAGGAAGACCAATGACGAAGTGCAGGAAGCACGCAAGGAGCTAATAAAT GGGTTGAAAGATAGCCGTGCATTTATACATGTCAAGAGAATGGGAGAGCTGGATGAGAAGCCATTTCACAGTGCTGCTGAGAGAAAATTTTCTCACACTGAAGCAGCTGAGAAAGCAATTGAATTGTGTTCCTTGTGGGAAGATAACCTTAGGGATCCAAGCTGGCATCCATACAGGGTCATCATTGATGGAGAAAATGCCAAG GAAATAATTGATGAGAATGACGAAAAGTTGAAAAGTCTAAAGGATGAATATGGAGACGAAGTGTACCAGGCTGTTGTTAAAGCTCTAGATGAAATGAATGAGTACAATCCTAGTGGAAGATATCCTCTGCCTGAACTATGGAATCTAAAAGCAGGAAGAAAAGCATCTTTAAGAGAGGGAGTGGAGCACATATTAAAACTCTGGAAGGTTAACAAGCGCAAGAGAGCTACGTACACTTGA
- the LOC113736802 gene encoding factor of DNA methylation 1-like isoform X2, which yields MKHMDEEGDKEAENNMNSIELELKEKEEELDALEAINQALIVKERKTNDEVQEARKELINGLKDSRAFIHVKRMGELDEKPFHSAAERKFSHTEAAEKAIELCSLWEDNLRDPSWHPYRVIIDGENAKEIIDENDEKLKSLKDEYGDEVYQAVVKALDEMNEYNPSGRYPLPELWNLKAGRKASLREGVEHILKLWKVNKRKRATYT from the exons ATGAAGCACATGGATGAAGAAGGTGACAAGGAAGCTGAGAACAATATGAATTCAATTGAATTAGAGCTCAAAGAGAAGGAAGAGGAACTTGATGCTTTGGAGGCAATAAATCAAGCTCTCATTGTCAAGGAGAGGAAGACCAATGACGAAGTGCAGGAAGCACGCAAGGAGCTAATAAAT GGGTTGAAAGATAGCCGTGCATTTATACATGTCAAGAGAATGGGAGAGCTGGATGAGAAGCCATTTCACAGTGCTGCTGAGAGAAAATTTTCTCACACTGAAGCAGCTGAGAAAGCAATTGAATTGTGTTCCTTGTGGGAAGATAACCTTAGGGATCCAAGCTGGCATCCATACAGGGTCATCATTGATGGAGAAAATGCCAAG GAAATAATTGATGAGAATGACGAAAAGTTGAAAAGTCTAAAGGATGAATATGGAGACGAAGTGTACCAGGCTGTTGTTAAAGCTCTAGATGAAATGAATGAGTACAATCCTAGTGGAAGATATCCTCTGCCTGAACTATGGAATCTAAAAGCAGGAAGAAAAGCATCTTTAAGAGAGGGAGTGGAGCACATATTAAAACTCTGGAAGGTTAACAAGCGCAAGAGAGCTACGTACACTTGA
- the LOC140037951 gene encoding uncharacterized protein, whose product MASDNVSTPQPSSATVAVALPFAKPFPDVSKIKIFANENFKRWQERVHSLLDIHGVAYALTESQPSATANAKTQEAWQYANKVCRHTIFQTLSNELFDVYCSSKEAKAIWEALVTKFTAEDATKQKFVVGKYNQWQMTDDKEMKIQITEYQMLLEDLKNEDINLPEKFAAGMLIEKLPESWADYKNNLKHKEKNYTMDELVKHILIEDSNKRELRATKAKEMAYKANLVQSNNKRYANKSQNYKPKNFNVKPNNPNFKKKKGNCFYCGKPGHYAVQCRHNKGDRANGNPPKVHLTEGDDIIAAVISQVNIAANVKEWVVDSGATRHICANREAFSSYTPIGDDEEVVYLGDSRTANVLGKGKVFLKLTSGKTLALNDVLHVPNIRANLISVALLGKVGVKVSFESGKIIMTKNNVFVGKGYCNQGLFVLNISNVINENASSSAYIVDSISLWHARLGHVNIGYIKKMQSCGLISERLLRKFENYDVTPVSTPYDANTQLKKNNGDPIAQSKYAQIIGSLMHLMNFTRPDIAYAVCRLSRYTHNPNHEHWFALVRLLKYLRGTMNFGILYSGFSTVLEGYSDTNWISDSNDTKSTSGYVFTLGGGAIAWKSARQTIIARSTMESEFVALELIGTEAEWLRNFLANIPSTKDLLPPVSIHCDCQAAIAIAKNKSYNCKSRHMRLRHDVVKQLLRDGIISIDYVKSELNLADPLTKPVGRKLILQTIKEMGLRPTSCQ is encoded by the exons ATGGCATCTGACAATGTTAGCACCCCGCAGCCTTCATCAGCAACTGTTGCAGTGGCACTACCATTCGCCAAGCCCTTTCCAGATGtatccaaaattaaaattttcgccaatgaaaattttaaaagatggCAAGAACGTGTGCACTCTCTACTTGACATTCATGGAGTAGCTTATGCGCTCACTGAATCTCAACCTTCCGCAACTGCGAATGCCAAGACTCAAGAAGCATGGCAATATGCCAATAAGGTATGTCGACACACTATCTTTCAAACACTCTCTAATGAATTATTTGATGTCTATTGTAGCAGCAAAGAAGCCAAGGCAATTTGGGAAGCCTTGGTAACAAAGTTTACTGCCGAAGATGCAACCAAGCAAAAATTCGTCGTAGGAAAATACAACCAATGGCAAATGACTGATGACAAGGAGATGAAAATCCAAATCACCGAATATCAAATGCTGCTAGAGGacttgaaaaatgaagacaTCAATCTTCCTGAAAAATTTGCTGCAGGCATGCTGATTGAAAAGCTACCTGAGTCATGGGCCGACTATAAAAACAACTTGAAACACAAAGAGAAAAATTATACCATGGATGAGCTCGTGAAGCACATCCTCATTGAGGATTCAAACAAAAGGGAGTTGAGAGCTACCAAGGCAAAGGAGATGGCTTACAAAGCCAATCTGGTGCAAAGCAATAATAAAAGGTACGCCAATAAATCCCAGAATTACAAGCCCAAAAATTTTAATGTCAAGCCtaacaatcccaactttaagaagaagaaaggcaattgtttttattgtggaaAACCAGGACATTATGCAGTCCAATGCAGACATAATAAAGGTGACAGAGCAAATGGTAACCCTCCTAAGGTGCACTTAACCGAAGGAGATGATATAATTGCTGCTGTCATCTCCCAAGTGAACATTGCAGCCAATGTCAAAGAGTGGGTGGTAGACTCTGGGGCTACTCGGCACATATGTGCGAATCgagaagcattttcctcctatACTCCTATAGGGGATGATGAAGAAGTGGTCTACCTTGGTGACTCACGAACGGCTAATGTTCTGGGTAAGGGCAAAGTATTCTTGAAACTCACTTCAGGAAAAACTTTGGCTCTCAATGATGTGCTGCATGTGCCCAACATTCGGGCAAATCTGATTTCCGTAGCATTGCTAGGAAAAGTTGGAGTGAAAGTGTCATTTGAATCTGGAAAGATCATAATGACCAAAAATAATGTATTTGTGGGCAAGGGCTATTGTAATCAGGGACTTTTTGTACTTAATATTTCCAATGTGATCAATGAAAATGCATCTTCTTCTGCTTATATTGTTGATTCCATTTCTTTATGGCATGCTAGATTAGGACATGTTAATATTGGttatataaagaaaatgcaatcatGTGGCCTAATTTCTG AGAGACTTCTTaggaagtttgaaaattatgatGTGACACCTGTGAGTACTCCTTATGATGCTAAcactcaattaaagaaaaataatggtgaCCCAATTGCTCAGTCTAAATATGCTCAGATTATTGGGAGTCTGATGCATCTGATGAATTTTACTAGACCTGATATAGCTTATGCTGTATGTCGACTGAGTAGATATACCCATAATCCCAACCATGAGCATTGGTTTGCATTAGTCAGACTATTGAAATATTTGAGAGGTACCATGAATTTTGGTATCCTGTATAGTGGATTTTCCACTGTATTAGAGGGTTACAGTGATACTAATTGGATCTCTGATTCAAATGATACGAAATCCACTAGTGGTTATGTGTTCACCCTTGGTGGTGGTGCAATAGCATGGAAATCTGCTAGACAGACAATCATTGCTAGATCAACAATGGAGTCAGAGTTTGTAGCTCTGGAATTGATAGGGACTGAGGCCGAGTGGTTGAGAAATTTCTTAGCTAATATTCCTTCAACTAAGGATTTGCTGCCTCCTGTGTCCATACATTGTGACTGTCAAGCAGCGATTGCCATAGCTAAAAATAAATCGTATAATTGTAAAAGTCGACACATGAGATTGAGACATGATGTCGTAAAGCAGCTGCTTAGAGATGGAATTATCTCCATTGATTATGTAAAGTCAGAGTTGAATTTGGCCGATCCTCTAACTAAACCCGTAGGAAGAAAATTGATTCTTCAAACTATAAAAGAAATGGGACTTCGACCAACAAGCTGTCAATAG